A region of Thermococcus piezophilus DNA encodes the following proteins:
- a CDS encoding radical SAM protein: MTNACNLSYHHCYASALHRGKHARFMDLVRILSKLDSAGATHLAITGGEPFLHPELERIIRYIYLSTKLNFTVLTNGAIFREEVINLLSKVREVGGLFISLDDVDSENHNEFRGTPGAWEQTGESIRLTKPKSHL; the protein is encoded by the coding sequence GTGACCAACGCGTGCAATCTATCATACCACCACTGCTATGCAAGTGCTTTGCACCGCGGGAAACATGCCCGCTTTATGGATCTCGTCAGGATATTGTCAAAATTAGATTCAGCAGGAGCCACTCATCTAGCTATTACTGGAGGAGAACCTTTCCTTCACCCCGAACTGGAGAGAATAATCCGGTACATTTACCTCTCAACAAAACTCAACTTCACTGTGCTAACGAACGGAGCCATATTCCGCGAGGAGGTTATTAATCTCCTGTCTAAGGTTAGAGAGGTGGGGGGTCTTTTTATAAGCCTCGATGATGTGGACAGCGAGAACCATAACGAATTCAGGGGAACACCAGGTGCGTGGGAGCAAACTGGAGAATCAATAAGATTAACAAAACCGAAATCCCATTTATGA
- a CDS encoding NAD(P)/FAD-dependent oxidoreductase, producing MKIVVIGSGTAGSNFALFMRKLDRKAEITVIGKEPTMQYSPCALPHVISGTIEKPEDVIVFPNEFYEKQKITLMLGTEAKAIDRERKVVITDKGEVPYDKLVLATGSKAFVPPIKGVENEGVFTLKSLDDVRKINAYLSERKPKKAVVIGAGLIGLEGAEAFAKLGMEVLVVELLDRLLPTMLDKDTAKLVQTEMEKHGVSFRFGVGVSEIMGSPVKSVKIGDEEVEADLVIVATGVRANVDLAKKVGLEVNRGIVVNEHLQTSDPDIYAIGDCAEVIDAVTGGRILSQLGTSAVRMAKVAAEHIAGKDVSFRPVFNTAITELFGLEIGTFGITEDRAKKEGIAITVGKFKGSTKPEYYPSGKPITVKVIFRKDDRKLIGAQIVGGERVWGRIMTLSALAQKGATVDNVVYLETAYAPPISPTIDPISVAAEMALRKLR from the coding sequence ATGAAAATCGTCGTCATCGGTTCTGGAACTGCCGGAAGCAACTTCGCCCTCTTCATGAGGAAGCTCGACAGGAAAGCTGAGATAACCGTCATCGGAAAGGAACCAACGATGCAGTACTCCCCATGCGCCCTGCCGCACGTGATAAGCGGCACGATAGAGAAGCCCGAGGACGTTATCGTCTTCCCTAACGAGTTCTACGAGAAGCAGAAAATAACCCTCATGCTTGGCACCGAGGCTAAAGCAATAGATCGCGAGAGGAAAGTTGTGATTACGGACAAGGGTGAAGTTCCCTACGATAAGCTCGTCCTTGCTACGGGCTCAAAAGCCTTCGTTCCACCAATTAAGGGCGTCGAGAACGAAGGCGTCTTCACGCTCAAGAGCCTCGACGATGTGAGGAAGATAAATGCATACCTATCCGAGAGGAAGCCGAAGAAGGCTGTCGTCATTGGCGCCGGCCTGATCGGTCTTGAAGGCGCGGAGGCCTTCGCAAAGCTCGGCATGGAGGTTCTCGTCGTCGAGCTGCTGGACAGGCTTCTACCCACGATGCTCGACAAAGATACTGCCAAGCTCGTTCAAACGGAGATGGAGAAGCACGGTGTTTCCTTCCGCTTTGGCGTCGGTGTGAGCGAGATAATGGGTAGCCCCGTCAAGTCCGTCAAAATTGGTGACGAGGAAGTCGAGGCTGATTTAGTTATCGTTGCCACCGGTGTGAGGGCCAACGTTGACCTTGCTAAAAAAGTGGGCCTCGAAGTTAACCGCGGAATAGTTGTCAACGAGCACCTCCAGACGAGCGACCCAGACATATACGCGATAGGCGACTGTGCGGAAGTTATTGACGCCGTTACCGGAGGGAGAATCCTCAGCCAGCTGGGAACTTCTGCAGTGAGGATGGCGAAAGTGGCAGCGGAGCACATAGCAGGAAAGGACGTCTCCTTCAGGCCCGTCTTCAACACGGCAATAACCGAGCTCTTCGGCCTTGAGATCGGCACCTTCGGCATAACGGAGGATAGGGCGAAGAAAGAGGGCATCGCAATAACCGTCGGTAAGTTCAAAGGCTCCACCAAGCCCGAGTACTACCCCAGCGGCAAGCCGATAACAGTTAAGGTCATCTTCAGAAAGGACGATAGAAAGCTCATCGGCGCGCAGATAGTCGGCGGCGAGCGCGTCTGGGGTAGAATAATGACCCTCTCCGCGTTAGCCCAGAAGGGCGCGACGGTTGATAATGTCGTTTACCTCGAAACGGCTTACGCCCCGCCAATAAGCCCGACGATAGATCCGATAAGCGTTGCGGCCGAGATGGCTTTGAGAAAGCTCAGGTGA
- a CDS encoding endonuclease/exonuclease/phosphatase family protein, with the protein MKVSEKDRMLLGIGTGVLLASSLRVFVAGAYSSLEKTFFYGVNFPSALGIVLFVIAAFLVGKISRKVGAAVMVAYALASLLTDATEYTHLIAALTIPVALALVKELDVKYFAIGLAADLSLRVLAVGGEPIDFPHTRVLLAVLVLLAAFALWKEAGTLKKPGFGLYAFVALIELGLIYPNAVLRYSGVTVYYLPQFIAYSFVIALAILAGPYLAKKSGIASLLLVLGAATLFVEPLGLLGLPLALASSLALLENTKGGRFGVIGSVYLFLVATLALGAYVGRDIGLPFMEDNLEALILATSVIYALASYSGSAEVRLPNAKEIASSLLGLAVVSIIVLAIFNTGPTYVEAKRDILIWTYNVHQGFGPYDGTFNGYELINLLKEQKPDIWAAQEVVGGMIGNGYQDVPLMISAYLGYAYEYKPAVEGTYGIAVFSHWHMKTESELNLESVGQARPAQKVTIDELGLTLVNVHMGLSPEERAMQAEELLKFAEASPVAQIIAGDTNAEPDEEAIAILTREYYDTFEKRPPYTFNWGNIDIENIDYILLKKGWPAKVKDYGCLCDVEVSDHRPIWAVIELL; encoded by the coding sequence ATGAAAGTGAGCGAGAAGGACAGAATGCTGCTCGGGATAGGAACTGGAGTTCTGCTGGCATCGAGTTTGAGGGTTTTCGTCGCTGGAGCTTACTCAAGTCTGGAGAAGACCTTTTTCTATGGTGTCAACTTTCCTTCGGCACTGGGGATAGTCCTCTTCGTAATCGCAGCGTTCTTAGTGGGTAAGATAAGCAGGAAGGTAGGAGCAGCGGTGATGGTCGCTTACGCTCTAGCGTCGCTCCTCACGGATGCAACGGAATACACCCACCTCATAGCAGCTCTGACCATTCCAGTAGCCCTCGCACTCGTCAAGGAACTAGACGTTAAATACTTTGCAATCGGCCTTGCGGCGGATTTGAGCTTAAGAGTTCTTGCCGTTGGCGGTGAGCCGATAGACTTCCCACACACGAGGGTTCTCCTGGCGGTTCTGGTGCTCCTTGCAGCCTTTGCGCTTTGGAAGGAAGCGGGAACACTCAAAAAGCCTGGCTTCGGCCTTTACGCCTTCGTGGCTCTAATTGAGCTTGGCCTAATCTATCCCAACGCTGTCCTGAGGTATTCCGGGGTTACTGTCTATTACCTCCCCCAGTTCATTGCCTACTCCTTCGTGATTGCTCTGGCAATTCTCGCTGGACCATACCTGGCCAAGAAATCGGGCATCGCATCGCTCCTCTTGGTTCTGGGCGCGGCGACGCTCTTCGTTGAACCGCTCGGCCTCCTCGGCCTCCCGCTGGCATTAGCTTCTTCACTTGCCCTCCTTGAGAACACCAAAGGAGGCCGCTTCGGAGTAATAGGCTCGGTTTACCTCTTCCTCGTGGCAACTTTGGCTTTGGGCGCCTACGTCGGTAGGGATATCGGACTGCCCTTCATGGAGGACAACCTTGAAGCCCTAATTCTAGCCACTTCCGTGATCTACGCCCTCGCGAGCTACAGTGGAAGTGCTGAGGTTAGACTTCCAAACGCAAAAGAAATAGCGAGCTCGCTCCTCGGCCTCGCAGTGGTTTCGATAATAGTTCTCGCCATATTCAATACAGGCCCAACTTACGTTGAGGCCAAGAGGGACATCCTTATCTGGACCTACAACGTCCACCAGGGCTTTGGACCCTACGACGGCACCTTCAACGGCTACGAGCTGATTAACCTCCTGAAGGAGCAGAAGCCCGATATCTGGGCGGCGCAGGAGGTCGTCGGTGGAATGATAGGCAACGGCTACCAAGATGTTCCCCTGATGATCTCCGCATACCTCGGCTATGCCTACGAGTACAAACCGGCCGTTGAAGGAACCTACGGCATAGCGGTCTTCTCGCACTGGCACATGAAGACGGAGAGTGAACTCAATCTCGAGAGCGTCGGACAGGCGAGGCCGGCTCAGAAGGTGACCATCGATGAGCTCGGGTTAACCCTCGTCAACGTCCACATGGGGCTCTCGCCCGAGGAGAGGGCGATGCAGGCGGAAGAGCTCCTCAAGTTCGCTGAAGCTTCGCCGGTGGCGCAGATAATAGCAGGCGACACCAACGCCGAGCCGGATGAGGAGGCGATAGCCATACTCACGCGCGAATACTATGACACCTTCGAGAAAAGACCGCCATACACCTTCAACTGGGGCAACATAGACATCGAAAACATAGACTATATCCTGCTCAAAAAGGGCTGGCCTGCAAAGGTCAAAGACTACGGCTGCCTCTGCGATGTGGAAGTTTCCGACCACAGGCCCATATGGGCCGTCATCGAGCTGCTGTGA
- a CDS encoding M48 family metalloprotease, producing the protein MEELPKKEKNYNLLKAEVICIFGAFVFYFPTMIALDWTSYVVDKLPLPEIFKVFAFAAILLFSLLLSIFLIIYETVKAGMNITEEKIENPKKGGSKSYRTNPGPNHWLCLYLAAADALPARELTSKWWFDLLMYLILILAFFALFPLILIRVGTRSELGPELKAGLRRFCEEQGAKVRDIIVKGKPGQKLTNAMVTGIIPRYCYVVLTRYLVDNSEEDEIKAVLAHEIGHIKGKHL; encoded by the coding sequence ATGGAAGAACTACCAAAGAAAGAGAAAAACTACAATCTGCTGAAGGCTGAGGTCATCTGTATCTTTGGGGCCTTCGTATTCTACTTCCCGACGATGATAGCCCTCGATTGGACCTCTTACGTGGTAGATAAGCTTCCCCTACCTGAAATATTCAAGGTGTTTGCATTTGCAGCAATCCTGCTTTTCTCGCTTCTCCTGTCAATCTTCCTCATCATCTACGAGACTGTCAAAGCAGGAATGAATATTACAGAGGAAAAGATTGAAAATCCAAAAAAAGGAGGTTCTAAAAGCTATCGCACTAATCCCGGGCCCAATCATTGGCTTTGCCTTTATCTGGCTGCTGCTGATGCTCTACCTGCCAGAGAGTTAACCTCAAAGTGGTGGTTCGACCTGCTCATGTACTTAATTCTAATACTCGCTTTCTTTGCGCTCTTTCCGCTCATCCTCATTAGAGTTGGGACAAGAAGCGAGCTCGGCCCCGAGCTTAAGGCCGGGCTAAGGAGGTTCTGTGAGGAGCAGGGAGCTAAAGTCAGGGACATCATCGTTAAAGGAAAGCCCGGCCAAAAGCTTACCAACGCCATGGTTACGGGTATAATTCCCCGCTACTGCTACGTTGTTTTAACCCGCTATCTGGTTGATAACTCCGAAGAGGACGAGATTAAAGCGGTCTTAGCCCATGAGATAGGGCACATAAAAGGAAAGCACCTCTAG
- a CDS encoding MFS transporter, which yields MGRPSLWHRFPRSCFKRLPPWELIGRYGAKEFYLLAIAGYAIAFLSYAFAKSLPMMVAVAILSGVKWAMTIGVSSTYVATKVKAVERGQAMGLLNAVMSLGWVIGPFIGGYLSSMSFELNFTSTLVPLGLAFSPGSQTSRVMHSGGTLSTILTFFQAL from the coding sequence GTGGGTCGGCCTTCTCTTTGGCATAGATTCCCTCGCAGCTGCTTTAAGCGGCTACCTCCTTGGGAGCTCATAGGCAGGTACGGTGCAAAGGAGTTCTACCTTCTGGCGATAGCGGGCTATGCTATTGCCTTCCTCAGTTACGCCTTTGCCAAGAGCCTGCCCATGATGGTTGCTGTGGCGATTCTCTCGGGCGTCAAGTGGGCTATGACCATTGGAGTTTCGTCCACATACGTGGCAACTAAGGTAAAAGCCGTAGAGAGGGGCCAGGCTATGGGCCTGCTCAACGCGGTGATGAGCCTTGGCTGGGTGATTGGGCCGTTCATCGGAGGCTATCTCTCGAGCATGAGCTTCGAGCTGAACTTCACGAGCACGCTCGTTCCCCTCGGCTTGGCCTTTTCTCCTGGCAGTCAGACTTCCAGAGTGATGCACTCTGGCGGAACCCTCTCGACTATCCTGACCTTCTTCCAGGCTTTGTAA
- a CDS encoding MFS transporter, protein MSRRELVVTQGRREKAEEVRKIRIKRRNVVLLSVGMFLANVAFGVAFPYLSLYMRLLGGGMLMVGLLSVAFNLTSTVFQYPFGYFSDRTHNRKAFISFGLVSTGAIYALMAFVSTPIAPLVLRTVQRGLRLGHDACSLSSDSRAIHEGRLSLWALRLD, encoded by the coding sequence ATGAGCAGAAGGGAGCTCGTCGTAACTCAGGGAAGGCGCGAGAAGGCAGAGGAGGTTCGCAAAATAAGAATCAAGCGCCGGAACGTGGTTCTGTTATCTGTAGGCATGTTTCTGGCCAACGTCGCCTTTGGCGTGGCCTTTCCCTATCTGAGCCTCTACATGAGGCTCCTTGGTGGTGGCATGCTTATGGTGGGTTTACTAAGCGTGGCCTTCAACCTGACCTCGACTGTCTTTCAGTACCCCTTTGGCTACTTCTCAGACAGGACGCACAACAGGAAGGCCTTCATATCTTTCGGCCTCGTCTCCACCGGCGCGATCTACGCACTCATGGCCTTCGTATCCACTCCCATCGCCCCCCTCGTCCTGAGGACTGTTCAGAGGGGCCTTCGGCTCGGCCATGATGCCTGCTCACTCAGCTCTGATAGCAGAGCTATCCACGAGGGTAGGCTCAGCTTATGGGCTCTTCGGCTCGATTGA
- a CDS encoding NAD(P)/FAD-dependent oxidoreductase: MPTRKLPEKSQIVIIGGGIIGVTLAHELAKRGEEVTVIEKRFIGSGSTFRCGTGIRQQFNDEANVQVMKRSVELWKKYSKEYGFSFKQTGYLFLLYDEGEVEEFKRNIAIQNRFGVPTRLITPEEAKEIVPLLDISEVIAASWNPTDGKASPFHSTAAFALNAEKFGAKLVEYTEVKDFIIEKGEIKGLKTSRGVIKTGIVVNATNAWAKLINAMAGIKTSIPIEPYKHQAVITQPIKRDAIKPMVISFKYGHAYLTQTSHGGVVGGVGYEIGPTYDLTPTYEFMRGVSYYFTKIIPALRELLILRTWAGYYAKTLDSNPAIGKIEELSDYYIAAGFSGHGFMMAPAVAEMVADLITKGRTDLPVDWYDPYRFERGELRGQALQMG; the protein is encoded by the coding sequence ATGCCGACGAGGAAACTCCCCGAGAAGAGTCAAATCGTAATCATCGGCGGGGGGATAATAGGCGTTACCCTCGCCCACGAGCTGGCCAAGCGCGGTGAGGAAGTTACCGTCATAGAGAAGCGCTTCATAGGCTCCGGCTCCACCTTCCGCTGCGGAACGGGTATCAGGCAGCAGTTCAACGATGAAGCCAACGTTCAGGTTATGAAGCGCTCAGTGGAGCTGTGGAAGAAATACAGCAAGGAGTATGGCTTCTCCTTCAAGCAGACGGGCTACCTCTTCTTGCTATATGATGAGGGGGAAGTCGAGGAGTTCAAGAGGAACATAGCGATACAGAACCGCTTCGGCGTCCCCACGAGGCTCATAACGCCAGAAGAGGCCAAGGAGATAGTTCCCCTCCTCGATATAAGCGAGGTGATAGCTGCATCATGGAACCCGACCGATGGTAAGGCCAGTCCCTTCCACTCAACCGCTGCCTTCGCCCTCAACGCTGAGAAGTTCGGGGCAAAGCTGGTTGAATACACCGAGGTCAAGGATTTCATCATCGAGAAGGGCGAGATAAAGGGCCTTAAGACGAGCAGGGGCGTCATAAAGACGGGCATAGTCGTTAACGCCACCAACGCTTGGGCCAAGCTCATCAACGCGATGGCCGGAATAAAGACGAGCATCCCGATAGAGCCCTACAAGCACCAGGCGGTGATAACCCAGCCCATCAAGAGGGACGCCATAAAGCCCATGGTCATCTCATTCAAGTACGGCCACGCTTACCTCACCCAGACCAGCCACGGCGGAGTCGTTGGTGGTGTGGGCTACGAGATAGGGCCGACCTATGATCTCACGCCGACCTACGAGTTCATGCGTGGGGTGAGCTATTACTTCACCAAGATAATCCCTGCCCTGCGGGAGCTCCTTATCCTGAGAACCTGGGCGGGCTACTATGCCAAAACGCTCGACAGCAACCCTGCCATAGGAAAAATCGAGGAGCTGAGTGACTACTACATAGCTGCGGGCTTCTCCGGCCACGGCTTCATGATGGCGCCGGCCGTTGCCGAGATGGTGGCTGACTTGATAACCAAGGGTAGGACCGACCTTCCAGTCGATTGGTACGACCCGTATCGCTTCGAGCGCGGTGAGCTCAGGGGACAGGCGCTCCAGATGGGCTGA
- a CDS encoding FAD-dependent oxidoreductase gives MRKLDLTEKDPSGRITIYFEGQPLKAYEGEKITVALLANGIYWLTTSTEGRKRGAFTFGPVPMVVNGVRNVNARKTAVRNGMRLERQGYGDFQEAVKVDEGKPVLRQVVDVAIIGAGPAGIGAALEIQEHLTVALIEERGWLGGDMWLKGLPQEGFEGEPKGVIKGLTGKFNESIRVFRKTIALGVFDEGEYFLVPVVRENQLIEIMAKRIVLATGSVDNILLFENNEFPGVFRRDFALEVMNVWGVAPGRKVAVVGSRPEDVTPELERWGIDYVVVPNPKRVEGDEKVERLIDMNGNVYEVDAVIVSDGRRPDINPITQAGGKLRFKRGYYTPVLDSKHRIRDGIYVAGSAVSIKPHYANYLEGRLVGAYILQELGYEANPCIYKERLKEYEPEAVPIHRIPFEEFNLEDIQICGCDVSLKKVDDVVKQGITDLQIIKRLTHLAMGFCQGRFCLFNGAVVVSQRTGTDMAKIDLPVARPPLKNVRMKVTAARG, from the coding sequence ATGCGCAAACTTGATCTAACCGAGAAGGACCCTTCTGGGAGAATCACTATTTACTTTGAAGGCCAACCTCTCAAGGCCTACGAGGGAGAGAAGATAACGGTGGCCCTCCTCGCCAACGGAATCTACTGGCTCACCACGAGCACGGAAGGTAGAAAGCGCGGGGCCTTCACCTTCGGCCCGGTTCCGATGGTTGTTAACGGCGTCAGGAATGTCAACGCGAGGAAGACCGCAGTAAGGAACGGAATGAGACTTGAAAGGCAGGGTTACGGCGACTTTCAGGAGGCCGTTAAGGTTGACGAGGGCAAGCCAGTTCTGAGGCAAGTCGTTGACGTCGCTATAATAGGTGCTGGACCCGCCGGGATAGGGGCAGCGTTGGAGATTCAGGAGCATCTGACCGTTGCCCTCATCGAGGAGCGCGGCTGGCTCGGCGGCGACATGTGGCTCAAGGGCCTCCCCCAGGAAGGCTTTGAGGGCGAGCCAAAGGGGGTCATCAAAGGGCTCACCGGGAAGTTCAACGAGAGCATTAGGGTTTTCAGGAAGACTATAGCATTGGGAGTCTTCGACGAGGGTGAGTACTTCCTCGTTCCAGTCGTTAGGGAAAACCAGCTCATCGAGATAATGGCTAAGCGCATCGTTTTGGCCACTGGATCGGTGGACAACATCCTCCTCTTCGAGAATAACGAGTTTCCAGGTGTCTTCAGGAGGGACTTCGCGCTGGAGGTTATGAACGTCTGGGGAGTCGCTCCCGGGAGGAAGGTCGCCGTCGTTGGAAGCAGGCCCGAGGATGTAACTCCTGAGCTGGAGCGCTGGGGAATTGACTACGTCGTCGTTCCGAATCCAAAGCGCGTCGAGGGAGACGAGAAGGTTGAAAGACTCATAGACATGAACGGCAACGTTTACGAGGTTGATGCCGTCATTGTTTCCGACGGTAGGAGGCCCGACATAAACCCTATAACCCAAGCTGGAGGAAAGCTTCGCTTCAAGAGGGGCTATTACACCCCTGTTCTCGACTCAAAGCACCGGATAAGGGATGGAATTTACGTAGCGGGAAGCGCTGTCAGCATAAAGCCGCACTATGCGAACTACCTTGAGGGGAGGCTTGTTGGAGCGTACATTCTCCAGGAGTTAGGCTACGAGGCTAACCCCTGTATCTACAAGGAGAGGTTGAAGGAGTACGAGCCTGAAGCTGTTCCGATTCACAGGATACCCTTCGAGGAGTTCAACCTCGAGGACATCCAGATATGCGGCTGCGATGTAAGCTTGAAGAAGGTTGACGACGTCGTCAAGCAGGGCATAACGGACTTGCAGATAATCAAGCGCCTGACGCACCTTGCCATGGGCTTCTGTCAGGGAAGATTCTGCCTCTTCAACGGCGCAGTGGTGGTCTCCCAGAGAACGGGAACCGACATGGCGAAGATCGATCTGCCTGTTGCGAGGCCTCCACTCAAAAACGTGAGGATGAAGGTTACTGCCGCTAGGGGATGA
- a CDS encoding sodium/proline symporter, giving the protein MNMGILFGFLIYLVLLAYIGWWANRYTKTEDQYFVGGRKVHVLAATLSDKASDFSGWLMLGYPGAAFKSGLGAFWAAVGCFFGTLADYLLIGPRLRIYTGKFRAITVPDYLEARLKDDTKLIRILGALIIVIFMTAYVAAQFTAGGKTFAEGFGISDNMGIILTVIILTAYVITGGFFAVVWTDVVQAMFMLLTLIIVPFLALARVGGFGKATEIIAASNPTHLDPFGGATGWAALIFAIGYASWIVGYLGQPHIVTRYMSVEDPRKLRRPGIFISGIWTIIVLWGAFFTGFLGYAMYQTGILQVSDPEKVIPAMAVELMPSWLAGFVIAGIISAVMSTADSQLLVASSAIARDFYHKVLGKELGKRQMVNIARIVVTGIALVGLYFALTGNKVVYQMVATAWGGLAVGFGPILTLSLWWKRVTKEGGIIGMAYGLISEVILEAKIYGWAFNPDAPGFFGTLGQWFNAVPVFFINFFVTLFVIIVVSLLTKPSEEVIKLHDEIFRKVPIEKGGKTVMQARAKSQVENVAEFILATGLA; this is encoded by the coding sequence ATGAACATGGGAATACTCTTCGGTTTCCTGATTTACCTTGTCCTCCTTGCTTATATAGGCTGGTGGGCCAACCGCTACACTAAAACTGAAGACCAGTACTTCGTCGGAGGAAGGAAAGTCCATGTCCTGGCAGCCACCTTGAGTGACAAGGCGAGCGACTTCTCGGGCTGGCTGATGCTCGGCTATCCCGGAGCGGCCTTCAAGAGCGGTCTCGGAGCATTCTGGGCAGCCGTTGGCTGTTTCTTTGGAACTCTGGCTGACTACCTTCTTATAGGGCCGAGGCTCAGGATATACACCGGAAAGTTCAGGGCCATAACGGTTCCTGACTACCTTGAGGCAAGGCTCAAGGATGACACCAAGCTTATCAGGATTCTCGGAGCGCTAATCATCGTGATATTCATGACGGCATACGTTGCGGCCCAGTTTACCGCCGGAGGAAAGACCTTTGCGGAGGGCTTTGGGATAAGCGACAACATGGGAATAATCCTGACGGTGATAATCCTCACTGCCTACGTTATCACCGGTGGCTTTTTCGCCGTCGTTTGGACTGATGTTGTTCAGGCCATGTTCATGCTACTGACCCTCATAATCGTCCCGTTCTTGGCGCTTGCAAGGGTTGGCGGCTTTGGAAAGGCCACGGAAATCATAGCCGCGAGCAACCCAACGCATCTCGACCCATTCGGTGGAGCAACGGGATGGGCTGCCCTAATCTTTGCCATAGGCTATGCCAGCTGGATAGTTGGTTACCTTGGACAGCCGCACATAGTTACCCGTTACATGAGCGTTGAGGATCCGAGGAAGCTCAGGAGGCCGGGTATATTCATCAGCGGCATCTGGACGATAATAGTCCTCTGGGGAGCCTTCTTCACGGGCTTTCTCGGCTACGCCATGTATCAGACGGGCATCCTCCAGGTCAGTGACCCGGAGAAGGTCATCCCTGCTATGGCGGTTGAACTGATGCCCAGCTGGTTGGCGGGCTTCGTCATAGCGGGCATAATCTCGGCCGTCATGAGTACTGCGGATTCCCAGCTCCTAGTGGCTTCATCCGCCATCGCGAGGGACTTCTACCACAAGGTTCTCGGCAAAGAGCTCGGCAAGAGGCAGATGGTCAATATTGCGAGGATAGTCGTTACGGGTATCGCCCTGGTGGGCCTCTACTTCGCCCTCACTGGCAATAAGGTCGTCTACCAAATGGTCGCCACTGCCTGGGGCGGCCTCGCGGTTGGCTTTGGTCCGATACTGACACTGAGCCTCTGGTGGAAACGCGTTACCAAAGAGGGCGGAATAATAGGAATGGCCTACGGTCTCATCAGCGAGGTCATTCTTGAGGCTAAGATATACGGTTGGGCATTCAACCCGGATGCTCCTGGCTTCTTCGGCACCTTAGGCCAGTGGTTCAACGCCGTGCCAGTGTTCTTCATAAACTTCTTCGTGACGCTGTTCGTCATAATTGTCGTCAGCCTGCTCACTAAGCCGTCTGAAGAGGTAATCAAGCTCCACGATGAGATATTTAGGAAGGTGCCCATTGAGAAGGGCGGCAAGACCGTTATGCAGGCCAGGGCCAAGAGTCAGGTCGAAAACGTCGCAGAGTTCATTCTCGCGACGGGACTCGCCTGA
- a CDS encoding OBG GTPase family GTP-binding protein — MPTNVTAEYLAAEDEYRNAKTISEKIRALEKMYATVPKHKGTEKLRLQIKRKLAELRKELEKQRQAQKKGSGYSFSVRKEGAAQIVLAGLPNVGKSSLMKALTNVDIDVADYAFTTVEPIPGMMHHNDVQIQLVEVPGLVEGAALGKGMGPQLLSVVRNADAIAIVVDLSQDPVKQMEILLREFERAGIKLNKRRPGVEIKRTASGGIIINGQENIKGDIQEVMKMLREERIHSAEITVKEPVTLEEFADALDESLVWRRAMIIANKGDSLGSKENYEKLVKVYSDCFKIVPVSAKRKINLDRLKDELYELAEIIRVFTKSPGEEPAYPPVPLKKGSTVMDLAERIHKDFAKNFRYARVWGKSVKFPGQRVGADHVLEDGDIVEIHAR; from the coding sequence ATGCCAACCAACGTTACGGCAGAGTACTTAGCGGCCGAGGATGAGTACAGGAACGCCAAAACTATCTCAGAGAAGATAAGGGCGCTCGAGAAGATGTACGCCACCGTGCCAAAACACAAGGGGACTGAGAAACTTAGGCTCCAGATAAAGCGAAAGCTAGCCGAGCTGAGGAAGGAGCTTGAAAAGCAGAGGCAGGCTCAGAAGAAGGGTAGTGGTTACTCCTTCAGCGTGAGGAAAGAAGGGGCGGCACAGATAGTCCTGGCTGGCCTTCCAAACGTTGGGAAAAGCTCGCTTATGAAGGCACTGACCAATGTTGACATAGACGTTGCTGACTACGCCTTCACCACCGTCGAGCCCATCCCGGGAATGATGCACCATAATGATGTTCAAATCCAGCTCGTTGAGGTTCCTGGCCTCGTTGAGGGGGCCGCTCTCGGTAAGGGCATGGGGCCGCAGCTTTTAAGCGTTGTAAGAAACGCAGACGCCATAGCGATAGTCGTTGACCTCTCCCAGGATCCTGTGAAGCAGATGGAAATCCTCCTGAGAGAGTTCGAGAGAGCTGGAATAAAGCTCAACAAGCGCCGCCCGGGGGTCGAGATAAAGAGAACCGCCAGCGGCGGAATAATCATCAACGGCCAGGAGAACATAAAGGGCGACATTCAAGAGGTCATGAAGATGCTTCGCGAGGAAAGAATTCACTCCGCGGAGATAACCGTCAAAGAGCCTGTAACTCTGGAGGAGTTCGCCGATGCGCTCGACGAGAGTCTGGTTTGGCGAAGAGCGATGATAATAGCCAACAAGGGTGACTCTCTGGGGAGTAAAGAAAACTACGAGAAACTCGTTAAGGTTTACAGTGACTGCTTTAAGATAGTCCCCGTTTCCGCAAAGAGGAAGATAAACCTTGATAGGCTGAAGGATGAACTATACGAGCTCGCCGAAATAATCCGCGTCTTCACGAAAAGCCCAGGGGAGGAGCCAGCTTATCCACCAGTCCCGCTCAAGAAGGGCTCAACGGTTATGGACTTGGCCGAGAGGATTCACAAGGACTTCGCCAAGAACTTCCGCTACGCTAGGGTTTGGGGCAAGAGCGTCAAGTTCCCGGGCCAGAGGGTCGGAGCGGATCACGTCTTGGAGGACGGAGATATAGTGGAGATTCACGCGCGGTGA